Proteins encoded by one window of Pseudomonadota bacterium:
- the ffh gene encoding signal recognition particle protein: MFDSLSGRLNDIFDRMRRRGALREDDVGAALREVRVALLEADVALPVVKEFVAKVKEQAIGQEVLRGVNPGQMVVKIVHDELVATLGSEASELNLAGNPPVAIMMVGLQGSGKTTSTAKIARRLQERDKKRVLMASLDTRRPAAQEQLKVLGEQAGVVTLEIVPSQEPVAIAKRAMDQGAKGGFDVVMLDTAGRLHVDDELMAEAAAVRDATGPIESLLVVDAMTGQDAVNVAQSFKDTVGVTGIVMTRVDGDARGGAALSMRQVTGCPIKLIGVGEKLDALEAFHPDRIAGRILGMGDVVSLVEKAAETIEQDEAERFRKKFEKGQKFDLEDMASQLKQLRKMGGMDGLMSLMPGVAKAKKQMKAANMDDSLLARQEAILSSMTPKERRDPRIINASRKRRIAAGAGVNVPDVNKILKQYQEMNSMMKKVRKMSKKGQLPGGLPGMPGGGDLPADLPGAMPDGLKLPPGFKF, translated from the coding sequence ATGTTCGATAGCTTAAGCGGCAGGCTGAACGACATTTTTGACCGCATGCGCCGGCGCGGCGCCTTGCGCGAGGACGATGTCGGCGCGGCGTTGCGCGAGGTGCGTGTCGCGCTGCTGGAGGCCGACGTCGCGCTGCCGGTGGTCAAGGAGTTCGTCGCCAAGGTCAAGGAACAGGCGATTGGCCAGGAGGTTCTGCGCGGCGTCAACCCGGGTCAGATGGTGGTCAAGATCGTCCACGACGAATTGGTCGCCACGCTGGGATCAGAGGCCAGCGAGCTCAATCTGGCGGGCAACCCGCCGGTCGCCATCATGATGGTCGGCCTGCAGGGTTCCGGTAAGACGACCTCGACCGCGAAGATCGCGCGGCGTCTGCAGGAGCGCGACAAGAAACGTGTCCTGATGGCCTCGCTCGACACCCGTCGTCCGGCCGCCCAGGAGCAGTTGAAGGTTTTGGGCGAACAGGCCGGTGTGGTGACCTTGGAGATCGTGCCCAGCCAGGAGCCGGTCGCCATCGCCAAACGCGCCATGGACCAGGGTGCCAAGGGCGGTTTCGACGTGGTCATGCTGGATACGGCCGGGCGCTTGCATGTCGACGATGAGTTGATGGCCGAAGCCGCGGCGGTGCGCGACGCGACCGGCCCGATCGAGAGCCTGCTGGTAGTCGACGCCATGACCGGCCAGGACGCGGTCAATGTGGCGCAGAGCTTCAAGGACACGGTCGGCGTCACCGGCATCGTGATGACCCGCGTCGACGGCGACGCGCGCGGTGGTGCCGCGCTCAGCATGCGCCAGGTGACCGGCTGTCCGATCAAGTTGATCGGTGTCGGTGAAAAGCTGGACGCACTGGAGGCGTTCCACCCGGATCGCATCGCCGGGCGCATTCTGGGCATGGGCGACGTCGTCAGCCTGGTCGAAAAGGCCGCTGAGACGATCGAACAGGACGAGGCCGAGCGATTCCGCAAGAAGTTCGAGAAAGGCCAGAAGTTCGACCTGGAGGATATGGCGAGCCAGCTGAAGCAGCTGCGCAAGATGGGTGGCATGGACGGTCTGATGAGCCTGATGCCGGGCGTCGCCAAGGCGAAGAAGCAGATGAAGGCGGCCAACATGGACGACAGCCTGTTGGCCCGTCAGGAAGCCATTCTGTCCTCGATGACGCCCAAGGAACGGCGCGATCCCCGCATCATCAATGCCTCGCGCAAGCGCCGCATCGCGGCCGGCGCCGGTGTGAACGTTCCCGACGTCAACAAGATCCTGAAGCAATATCAGGAAATGAACTCGATGATGAAAAAGGTCCGCAAGATGAGCAAAAAGGGCCAGCTGCCGGGCGGCCTTCCGGGCATGCCAGGCGGCGGTGACTTGCCCGCAGACCTGCCGGGCGCGATGCCCGACGGTCTGAAACTGCCACCGGGGTTCAAGTTCTAG
- a CDS encoding DASS family sodium-coupled anion symporter, producing MSTQETNRPDAPSPRPDYVSKVGMALGPLLFIATLLVGPPDGLSPTAWSIAGLAAWMAAWWISEAVPLPATSLLPIVVIPLVGAGTVSEATEPFANRIVFLFLGGFLIALAVERWGLHRRLALAILTRLPGRADLLVGGFMAVSAFLSMWMSNVAAILMMLPIGLSVIRLLGEGRASTGRDFPMALMLGMAYAASIGGVGTLIGSVPNAFAAGMMDEVYGIYVGFGAWMVAALPLSISLLVITWFLMCRVICRLPKGELAGAREIIAERHAELGDMTTAEHRVALIGGLTAALWVFRPLIGDLLGTTALTDTGIAIGASVLLFVTPAGQGKGSRLLDWPTAKRVPWDILILFGGGLSLADAIQTTGLAGWIGSGMEDLATWPMIVVVGLLVTTVIFMTEVASNTATSATFIPIAAALALVFAVSPFDLAAPVAIAASCAFMLPVATPPNAIVYSSGAISMMQMVRAGILLNVIAIVLISVYIPWAIKLVFG from the coding sequence ATGAGCACCCAGGAAACCAACCGCCCCGACGCACCATCGCCGAGACCGGACTATGTCAGCAAAGTCGGCATGGCCCTTGGTCCTTTGCTCTTTATCGCGACCCTGCTCGTCGGTCCGCCCGACGGGTTGTCGCCGACCGCTTGGTCGATTGCCGGCTTGGCCGCCTGGATGGCGGCATGGTGGATATCCGAGGCCGTGCCGTTGCCGGCGACATCGCTGCTGCCGATCGTCGTCATCCCCTTGGTCGGCGCCGGCACGGTGAGCGAGGCGACCGAACCGTTCGCGAACCGCATTGTCTTTCTGTTTCTCGGCGGCTTCCTGATCGCGCTTGCGGTCGAACGGTGGGGTCTTCACCGCCGCCTGGCCCTGGCCATCCTGACGCGGCTGCCCGGACGGGCCGATCTTCTGGTCGGCGGGTTCATGGCCGTGTCCGCGTTTCTCAGCATGTGGATGTCGAACGTCGCGGCGATCCTGATGATGCTGCCGATCGGGCTTTCCGTGATCCGCCTGTTGGGCGAGGGCCGCGCGTCGACCGGCCGCGACTTTCCGATGGCGCTGATGCTGGGCATGGCCTACGCGGCCAGCATTGGCGGTGTCGGCACGCTGATCGGCTCGGTGCCGAACGCCTTTGCCGCAGGCATGATGGATGAGGTCTACGGCATCTATGTCGGATTTGGCGCGTGGATGGTCGCCGCCTTGCCACTCAGCATCTCTCTACTGGTGATCACCTGGTTTCTGATGTGCCGCGTCATCTGCCGCTTGCCCAAGGGGGAATTGGCTGGCGCGCGCGAAATCATCGCAGAACGCCATGCCGAACTGGGCGACATGACGACAGCCGAACACCGCGTCGCGCTAATTGGTGGCCTGACGGCCGCCTTGTGGGTTTTTCGTCCGCTTATCGGCGACCTTCTCGGCACAACCGCCCTCACCGATACGGGGATCGCCATCGGCGCGTCGGTTCTTCTCTTCGTAACGCCGGCGGGTCAGGGCAAAGGAAGCCGCCTGCTCGACTGGCCAACCGCCAAACGCGTGCCTTGGGACATTCTGATTCTTTTCGGCGGCGGCCTGTCGCTCGCGGACGCGATCCAGACGACCGGGCTGGCCGGTTGGATCGGCTCCGGCATGGAGGACCTCGCCACCTGGCCGATGATTGTCGTTGTCGGCCTTCTCGTTACCACCGTCATCTTCATGACGGAGGTCGCCAGCAACACCGCGACATCGGCGACCTTTATCCCGATCGCCGCCGCTCTGGCCTTGGTGTTCGCGGTCAGTCCGTTCGATCTTGCCGCGCCCGTCGCGATCGCGGCGAGCTGCGCCTTCATGCTGCCGGTCGCGACGCCGCCAAACGCCATCGTCTACAGCAGCGGGGCCATATCGATGATGCAGATGGTCAGGGCCGGCATCCTGCTCAACGTGATCGCGA
- a CDS encoding VOC family protein, translating to MDFSKAGVILNTENYEACVRFYGEVLELPLLYEIDRPGEQLTCFDMGGVYLMVETGGEAHPEVKPIDRCPTKFRFNVADVDAVSARLRGKGVTIKVLHYDWGTTAEFADPDGNRCALRSDEGFGV from the coding sequence ATGGATTTCTCGAAAGCCGGCGTCATCCTCAACACCGAGAACTACGAGGCGTGCGTGCGATTCTATGGCGAGGTCTTGGAATTGCCGCTGCTCTACGAAATCGACCGGCCGGGCGAGCAGTTGACCTGCTTCGACATGGGCGGCGTTTACCTGATGGTCGAGACCGGCGGCGAGGCGCACCCGGAGGTGAAGCCGATCGATCGCTGCCCGACCAAATTCCGCTTCAATGTCGCCGATGTCGACGCGGTGAGCGCCCGGCTGCGCGGCAAAGGGGTCACGATCAAGGTGCTGCATTATGACTGGGGCACGACCGCCGAGTTCGCCGATCCCGACGGTAACCGCTGTGCGCTTCGGTCCGATGAGGGGTTCGGTGTCTAA
- the rimM gene encoding ribosome maturation factor RimM (Essential for efficient processing of 16S rRNA): protein MARRSRPAEPRAPSDDGAGEWVCMAVIGAPKGVRGALKITCFSEEPDSVVAYGPLSVGPGEGTLTLRLLERLKNNQIVAAVEGVEDRDTAAALTGTRLYLRRADLPEPEDDDEFYFHDLIGLAVQHVDGHALGRVTAVHDHGAGAFLEVLPDGANKTVIIPFTREAVPVVDLENAKLVADPPPGLVDDG from the coding sequence ATGGCGAGGAGAAGCCGGCCGGCTGAACCCCGGGCGCCGTCCGACGACGGCGCCGGCGAATGGGTCTGCATGGCGGTCATTGGCGCGCCCAAGGGTGTCCGCGGCGCTCTCAAGATCACTTGTTTCAGCGAGGAGCCCGACAGCGTCGTGGCCTATGGACCGCTCTCGGTCGGGCCGGGCGAGGGCACGTTGACCTTACGCCTGCTGGAACGTCTCAAGAACAACCAGATCGTTGCCGCCGTCGAGGGCGTCGAGGACCGGGATACGGCCGCCGCGCTGACCGGAACCAGGCTCTATCTGCGCCGCGCCGACCTGCCGGAGCCCGAAGACGACGACGAGTTCTACTTCCATGACCTCATCGGCCTGGCTGTCCAGCACGTCGACGGTCATGCGCTGGGCCGGGTGACGGCTGTCCATGACCATGGTGCCGGTGCCTTTCTGGAGGTCCTGCCGGATGGTGCCAACAAGACCGTGATCATTCCCTTCACCCGCGAGGCCGTCCCGGTGGTCGATCTCGAAAACGCTAAACTGGTGGCCGATCCGCCGCCAGGTCTCGTTGACGATGGCTGA
- the rpsP gene encoding 30S ribosomal protein S16, whose amino-acid sequence MALKIRLSRGGAKKRPMYRIVVADSRRARDGRFIERLGLYQPLLAKDDPERLTMDTDRIKYWLERGATPTDRVAIFLGSADIIPMRERTKGSGKQKIREEEAAKAAAEAEAEAKAAAEAEEAAAAEASEEAADAPAEEAPAEAGEAPAEEAPAEEPAEDGEEKPAG is encoded by the coding sequence ATGGCCTTGAAGATTCGCCTTTCGCGCGGTGGCGCCAAGAAACGCCCGATGTACCGAATCGTGGTCGCCGATTCCCGGCGCGCCCGTGACGGTCGTTTTATCGAGAGGCTCGGCCTCTATCAGCCGCTGCTGGCCAAGGACGATCCCGAGCGCCTGACCATGGATACGGACCGTATCAAGTACTGGCTCGAGAGAGGCGCCACGCCGACCGACCGGGTCGCGATCTTCCTGGGTTCGGCCGACATCATCCCGATGCGGGAACGCACGAAGGGTTCGGGCAAGCAGAAGATCCGCGAGGAAGAGGCCGCCAAGGCGGCCGCGGAGGCTGAAGCCGAGGCCAAGGCTGCTGCCGAGGCGGAAGAGGCTGCGGCTGCGGAAGCCAGCGAGGAAGCCGCCGACGCGCCTGCTGAAGAAGCGCCCGCCGAGGCAGGAGAAGCGCCGGCCGAGGAGGCACCTGCCGAGGAGCCCGCCGAGGATGGCGAGGAGAAGCCGGCCGGCTGA